From Primulina huaijiensis isolate GDHJ02 chromosome 15, ASM1229523v2, whole genome shotgun sequence, one genomic window encodes:
- the LOC140959460 gene encoding large ribosomal subunit protein uL4z-like yields the protein MAAAAVRPLVTVQTLENDMVTEGGNFLPLPDVMKASIRPDIVTFVHGQISNNARQPYAVSKRAGHQTSAESWGTGRAVSRIPRVPGGGTHRAGQGAFGNMCRGGRMFAPTKIWRRWHRAVNVNQKRHAIASAIAASAVTSLVLARGHKIEEVPELPLVVSDSIEGVEKTNAAIKILKQIGAFPDAEKAKESHAIRPGKGKMRNRRYISRKGPLIVYGTEGNKMKTAFRNIPGVEISHVSRLNLLKLAPGGHLGRFIVWTKSAFEKLNEVYGTFDKPSEKKKGYVLPRAKMVNADLARIINSDEVQSVVKPIKKDIKRATLKKNPLKNLNVMLKLNPYAKTARRMALLAEADRVKAKQEKLDKKRKQITKEEASAIKSASKNWYKTMISDSDYTEFENFTKWLGVSQ from the exons ATGGCCGCCGCCGCCGTTCGCCCGCTCGTCACCGTGCAAACCCTGGAGAACGACATGGTGACCGAAGGTGGAAATTTCTTGCCACTTCCCGACGTTATGAAGGCGTCGATCCGTCCTGACATTGTGACATTTGTTCACGGTCAAATATCAAACAACGCACGCCAGCCTTATGCTGTGTCGAAACGTGCCGGACACCAAACCTCAGCTGAGTCGTGGGGAACCGGTCGCGCTGTTTCGCGAATTCCCCGCGTTCCAGGTGGAGGAACCCATCGGGCTGGTCAGGGTGCCTTCGGAAACATGTGCCGTGGTGGAAGGATGTTCGCTCCGACGAAGATCTGGCGCCGCTGGCATAGAGCTGTGAATGTGAATCAGAAGAGACACGCTATCGCTTCCGCGATCGCCGCTTCTGCTGTTACTTCTCTTGTGCTGGCGAGAGGGCACAAGATTGAGGAAGTGCCGGAGCTTCCTCTTGTTGTGTCAGACTCTATTGAAGGTGTTGAGAAGACTAACGCCGCTATCAAAATTCTGAAGCAAATCGGAGCTTTTCCTGATGCTGAGAAGGCCAAGGAGAGCCACGCTATTCGTCCTGGGAAGGGGAAAATGCGTAACCGTAGGTATATCTCGAGGAAGGGTCCTCTTATTGTCTATGGTACTGAAGGAAATAAAATGAAAACTGCATTCCGCAACATCCCAGGTGTCGAGATTTCACATGTTTCGCGCCTAAATCTACTGAAGCTCGCTCCTGGTGGTCATCTTGGGAGGTTTATTGTCTGGACTAAGTCTGCTTTTGAGAAGTTGAATGAGGTTTACGGAACTTTTGATAAACCATCTGAGAAGAAGAAGGGCTACGTGTTACCTCGGGCTAAGATGGTCAATGCTGATTTGGCAAGAATTATCAACTCTGATGAGGTGCAATCTGTGGTGAAACCAATTAAGAAGGACATCAAGAGGGCTACTTTAAAGAAGAACCCGTTGAAGAATCTGAATGTGATGTTGAAGCTTAATCCGTATGCAAAGACTGCTCGGCGGATGGCCCTCTTGGCTGAGGCAGATCGTGTTAAGGCTAAGCAGGAGAAGCTTGATAAGAAGAGAAAGCAGATCACAAAG GAGGAGGCGTCAGCAATCAAATCTGCTAGCAAGAATTGGTACAAGACGATGATCTCTGATAGCGACTACACAGAATTTGAGAACTTTACGAAGTGGTTGGGTGTGTCTCAGTAA
- the LOC140960123 gene encoding putative pentatricopeptide repeat-containing protein At5g09950: protein MFSPNNAVSSMRNLLCKYLNTTFSSLTRASLSSTSIPLQDTVTVFYQQKQTQFDTDNHNQLPQASLGVSFSQKYECSIERFRFSCSHFEAEQFHSEVIKNGYVNDLFTANNLINFYAWNADLVSANNVFDEMSDKNMVTWACLISGCSHNDMPASAIALFGRMLSEGFIANHYAIGSVIRACQMLGTDGSRYGLQIHGLILKTPYSVDVVVCNVLISMYGSCFIGSVGSDYARHVFDEIDYKNSISWNSIISVYSQRGDANLAVGFFSGMQMECVGLGVRPSEYTFASLISAAAECPCVDNGLLLLKQLLAKIEMSGFVRDLYVGSALVNLFARFGLIETAKDIFQHMGTRNAVSVNGLMVGLVKLKHGEEAVELFMEMKHLVRLNLDTYGNLLSAIGEFSCLQDVKKKGKEVHGYITRTGILDDRIAVGNSLINMYAKCGSMEDACAVFRLMLDKDLVSWSSIISALDQNEYFEDAVLSFCAMKRVGLMPSNFTLISSLSSCGSIGWIRMGEQIHCEGVKLGLDCDVSVSNSLLSLYADTRRITESRKVFHFMPEHDNVSWNSVIRAFSDSETSVIEAINYFIEMMRAGVNLNNITFINILTAAASLSHVELAHQIHSLVLKYQLMSDSAIQNSLLACYGKCGEMNDCETIFARMSERDDVSWNSIISGYIHNEHLVKSMDAVWFMLHSGQRLDCYTFATVLSACASLATLVHGMEVHACSTRACLDADVVIGSALIDMYAKCGRIEYASRVFSLMPHRNIYSWNSMISSYARHGDGHKALKMFTQMKLENQQPDHVTYVGVLSACSHVGLVSQGYEHFESMTNVYGLTPRIEHFSCMVDLLSRAAEFDKLEDFMARIPVTPNALIWRTVLGACSRANGRLMDLGERAAKMIIELEPQNAVNYVLLANMYASGGDWEHVTEARLAMRDAEARKETGCSWVTMKDSVHVFVSGDKSHPDTESIYKKLAELHWKMREMGYVPETRFALYDLEMENKEEVLSYHSERLAVAFVLTRKSELPIRIMKNLRVCGDCHSAFKYISEIVGRQIVLRDSNRFHHFLDGKCSCNDYW, encoded by the coding sequence ATGTTTTCTCCCAACAACGCTGTATCATCGATGCGCAATCTGCTGTGCAAATACCTCAACACAACTTTCAGTTCACTCACCAGAGCGTCTCTGTCCTCTACCTCAATCCCACTTCAGGACACTGTTACTGTATTTTACCAACAAAAACAAACGCAATTTGATACTGACAACCACAATCAACTTCCCCAAGCTTCATTGGGAGTCTCTTTTTCTCAAAAGTATGAGTGTTCGATTGAAAGATTCAGATTTTCCTGCTCCCATTTTGAAGCTGAGCAGTTCCATTCAGAAGTAATAAAAAATGGGTACGTCAACGACTTGTTTACGGCCAACAATCTAATCAATTTTTATGCCTGGAATGCCGATTTAGTCTCTGCTAACAACGTGTTCGATGAAATGTCTGATAAGAATATGGTGACTTGGGCTTGTTTGATTTCTGGGTGCTCTCACAATGATATGCCTGCAAGTGCAATTGCTCTATTTGGAAGGATGTTATCAGAAGGGTTTATCGCCAATCATTATGCTATTGGGAGTGTAATAAGGGCGTGCCAGATGTTAGGGACTGATGGATCAAGATATGGGTTGCAGATTCATGGTCTAATTTTGAAAACTCCGTATTCAGTTGATGTGGTTGTCTGCAATGTTCTGATCTCGATGTATGGGAGTTGTTTTATTGGTTCTGTTGGTTCCGACTATGCTCGGCATGTTTTTGATGAGATAGATTATAAGAATTCAATTTCGTGGAATTCTATCATCTCGGTTTACTCTCAGAGGGGAGATGCAAATTTGGCTGTTGGGTTTTTCTCTGGTATGCAAATGGAATGTGTTGGGCTTGGTGTTAGGCCTAGCGAGTATACGTTTGCAAGTCTAATATCTGCTGCAGCTGAATGTCCATGTGTTGATAATGGTTTATTACTGCTCAAGCAACTGCTGGCAAAAATTGAGATGTCTGGGTTTGTACGAGATCTGTATGTTGGTAGTGCTTTGGTGAATTTATTTgcaaggtttggtttaattgaaACTGCAAAGGATATATTTCAGCATATGGGTACGAGAAATGCGGTGTCGGTAAATGGATTGATGGTTGGATTGGTGAAGCTTAAGCATGGTGAAGAAGCAGTTGAGCTTTTCATGGAGATGAAGCACCTTGTTAGATTGAACCTTGATACTTATGGGAATCTTTTGAGCGCCATTGGTGAGTTCTCATGTTTGCAAGatgtgaaaaagaaaggaaaagagGTCCATGGGTATATCACACGAACAGGAATACTTGATGACAGGATTGCTGTTGGGAACAGTTTGATTAATATGTATGCTAAATGTGGTTCAATGGAAGATGCTTGTGCTGTTTTCAGGTTGATGTTGGATAAAGATTTGGTGTCATGGAGTTCCATTATCTCCGCTCTTGACCAAAATGAGTATTTCGAAGACGCAGTGTTGAGTTTTTGCGCCATGAAGAGAGTAGGACTAATGCCTTCAAATTTCACACTGATCAGCTCTTTGAGTTCTTGTGGCAGTATAGGCTGGATCAGGATGGGAGAGCAAATACATTGCGAAGGGGTCAAGTTGGGACTCGATTGTGATGTTTCAGTATCCAATTCTCTTCTTTCCCTATATGCTGATACTAGACGTATTACTGAATCCAGGAAAGTGTTTCACTTCATGCCTGAACATGACAATGTATCATGGAATTCTGTCATCAGGGCATTTAGTGATTCTGAGACGTCCGTTATTGAAGCCATAAATTATTTCATAGAGATGATGCGAGCTGGAGTGAATCTAAATAATATCACTTTTATAAACATCCTCACAGCAGCAGCATCTCTTTCTCATGTTGAACTTGCACATCAAATTCATTCGCTGGTGTTAAAATACCAGCTCATGAGTGATAGTGCCATTCAGAACTCTCTTCTAGCTTGCTATGGCAAGTGTGGAGAGATGAATGATTGTGAGACTATATTTGCAAGAATGTCTGAAAGGGACGATGTGAGTTGGAATTCCATTATCTCCGGATACATACATAATGAGCATTTGGTTAAATCCATGGATGCCGTATGGTTTATGCTGCACAGTGGTCAAAGACTAGACTGTTACACCTTTGCCACTGTTCTCAGTGCTTGTGCTTCTCTTGCAACTTTGGTACACGGCATGGAAGTTCATGCTTGTTCAACTAGAGCTTGTTTGGACGCTGATGTGGTTATCGGTAGTGCTTTGATAGACATGTATGCAAAATGTGGAAGGATTGAGTATGCTTCAAGGGTTTTCAGTTTAATGCCTCATCGGAACATATACTCTTGGAACTCCATGATATCCAGCTATGCTCGACATGGTGATGGACACAAAGCTTTGAAGATGTTCACACAGATGAAACTTGAAAACCAGCAACCCGATCACGTTACCTATGTTGGGGTCTTATCGGCTTGTAGTCATGTAGGATTGGTCAGTCAAGGATACGAACACTTTGAATCCATGACCAATGTATACGGCCTGACACCAAGAATTGAGCACTTCTCGTGTATGGTGGATCTCCTTAGCAGAGCCGCTGAATTTGACAAATTAGAGGACTTCATGGCTCGAATACCTGTAACCCCGAATGCCCTTATCTGGAGAACCGTTCTTGGAGCATGTAGTCGAGCTAATGGCCGCCTGATGGATTTAGGTGAGAGGGCTGCCAAAATGATCATCGAGTTGGAACCTCAAAACGCGGTTAATTATGTCCTCCTGGCTAATATGTATGCCTCAGGTGGAGATTGGGAGCACGTTACAGAAGCCCGACTTGCAATGAGGGATGCCGAAGCAAGGAAAGAAACCGGGTGCAGTTGGGTCACCATGAAAGACTCGGTACATGTCTTTGTATCTGGTGATAAATCACATCCTGATACAGAATCCATATACAAAAAACTTGCAGAATTGCACTGGAAAATGAGGGAAATGGGGTACGTTCCGGAGACAAGATTCGCATTATATGACCTTGAAATGGAGAACAAGGAAGAAGTCTTGAGCTATCACAGTGAGAGGCTTGCGGTTGCTTTTGTTCTTACAAGGAAATCTGAACTGCCTATAAGGATAATGAAAAATCTGAGAGTCTGTGGGGACTGTCACTCTGCGTTTAAATACATATCTGAGATCGTCGGTAGGCAGATAGTGTTGCGGGATTCTAATAGATTTCATCATTTCTTGGATGGTAAATGTTCTTGTAATGATTATTGGTAA
- the LOC140959705 gene encoding uncharacterized protein isoform X2, producing MEMDLPDKTDFEAIDISLVDLSSQNDFQFSGDASAEERPGTYCAIEQFPILHETMEPKITPRKGKYNLRKSLAWDSAFFTSAGVLDPEELSTMLKGPEKRENQLLTRIEEDISGSNESISSFETDILTVDSLENELFGDIRASIQRSNKKTSNSTNSSMKIETMETDSTAFSSLQRDNLASETKNPEPISKKNSGLQTIRLSKSQPKQNMSKLGSAKAVKQDGGHSQVAQSTAKNGESNSLPKPPKAVSRSILDSTEAIKQDTLGRNRAKSECGSSKLVSEKVAQPPKPSILNGYQRPLPKPALISKSSSLRSSITSRVQSTRSHTSSNSYHRMSSNAPAKSSLAAVRRNPVKSSSSFSASSSPIPKVPSRGTLRNKPSPSTLSAYVKSTKISSGVSPASSISEWSSVSSSCSVINQRSSNSRTSLETDCSISLRSDTILLDPRNHSANQLAEGQENHELCLPVNSSTKSSARVSALQAPVRPSGLRMPSPKIGYFDGVKSSVCTPKRTLQSPSSLHTVIPWSGSAVCSPNRGSNIKLKSYKTSTARTVSAGANIKPNSPKAVITSFHTCVLTDAKDSPTWSIKGKDYKTGESCSEAQKQAVDAGAGSVAVVNENLAGLNNETGFNANKNMEFGGVKIPLVEGIDPSGCIGWRVGEGVRVEQNHPEHKSHQTCNIGDKENHHAKDPGEMLKGLTLDVNPYIPSSMAEILKEISDYASISPKTATESAVPRSPFAPKNGFCDNELVHASKESAGMVADKTAFLLPSVEHNS from the exons ATGGAGATGGATTTGCCTGATAAGACTGATTTCGAAGCCATAGACATCAGTCTCGTCGATCTTTCGTCTCAAAACGATTTTCAGTTTTCAG gagatgcaagtgctgAAGAAAGACCTGGCACTTATTGTGCCATCGAGCAATTTCCCATACTTCATGAAACAATGGAACCCAAAATAACCCCCAGGAAAGGGAAGTATAACTTGCGTAAAAGTCTAGCCTGGGACAGTGCCTTTTTTACTAGTGCAG GTGTTCTAGATCCAGAAGAATTATCCACCATGCTCAAAGGACCAGAAAAAAGAGAGAATCAATTATTGACTAGAATTGAAGAAGATATTTCAGGGTCAAATGAGTCCATATCCTCCTTTGAAACTGATATTTTGACTGTAGATAGTCTCGAAAATGAGTTGTTTGGTGACATTAGAGCTTCCATCCAGAGATCCAATAAAAAGACATCCAACTCAACGAACTCTAGCATGAAGATAGAAACTATGGAGACAGATAGCACTGCCTTTTCAT CTCTGCAAAGGGACAACCTTGCTTCTGAAACTAAG AATCCAGAACcaatttcaaagaaaaacaGTGGTCTGCAAACTATTAGGCTGTCAAAAAGTCAGCCAAAACAGAATATGTCGAAGTTAGGGTCTGCGAAAGCTGTCAAGCAGGATGGTGGTCATTCACAGGTGGCACAG TCTACAGCTAAAAATGGTGAATCAAATTCATTACCTAAACCACCCAAGGCTGTCAGCAGGTCAATTCTGGATTCAACAGAAGCAATAAAGCAGGATACATTGGGGAGAAATCGTGCCAAATCCGAATGTGGAAGCTCAAAACTTG TTTCAGAGAAGGTGGCTCAGCCACCAAAACCTTCCATCTTAAATGGTTATCAAAGGCCTTTGCCAAAGCCTGCATTGATATCCAAATCTTCTTCATTGCGTTCTTCGATTACCAGCAGGGTGCAATCTACAAGGTCCCACACTTCAAGTAATAGTTACCATAGGATGTCCTCCAATGCCCCTGCAAAATCTTCACTAGCGGCAGTGAGAAGAAATCCAGTCAAGAGCAGCAGCTCCTTTTCAGCTTCATCCAGTCCTATCCCCAAAGTTCCATCTAGAGGGACATTGAGAAACAAACCATCGCCATCTACTCTTTCGGCTTATGTGAAGTCAACTAAGATTTCCTCTGGTGTCTCACCAGCTAGTTCAATCAGTGAATGGTCTTCAGTATCATCCTCTTGTTCCGTAATTAACCAAAGATCTAGTAACTCAAGGACCAGTCTAGAGACGGATTGTAGTATATCGTTAAGAAGTGACACTATTCTTCTAGATCCAAGGAATCATTCTGCTAATCAACTAGCAGAAGGACAAGAAAATCATGAACTTTGTCTGCCTGTTAACAGTTCAACAAAATCCTCAGCGCGTGTGAGTGCCCTTCAGGCTCCTGTGAGACCATCAGGATTACGAATGCCATCCCCTAAAATTGGGTACTTCGACGGG GTGAAATCATCAGTTTGTACCCCTAAGAGAACATTGCAATCTCCATCTAGCTTGCATACTGTGATTCCCTGGAGCGGATCTGCTGTCTGCAGTCCAAATCGAGGCTCAAACATCAAGCTGAAAAGTTACAAGACTTCAACAGCTAGAACAGTTAGTGCTGGGGCAAATATTAAGCCTAATTCTCCAAAAGCCGTGATTACATCCTTCCATACTTGTGTTCTGACGGATGCAAAAGATTCTCCCACCTGGTCTATTAAAGGTAAAGATTATAAAACGGGAGAAAGTTGCTCAGAAGCACAGAAACAAGCGGTTGATGCTGGTGCAGGTTCAGTTGCAGTTGTCAATGAGAATTTAGCTGGCTTGAATAATGAAACTGGCTTCAATGCGaataaaaatatggaatttgGGGGTGTCAAAATCCCTCTAGTTGAAGGTATCGATCCTTCAGGTTGTATTGGTTGGAGAGTGGGTGAAGGTGTAAGGGTCGAGCAGAATCACCCCGAGCATAAATCACATCAAACTtgcaatattggtgacaaggaAAATCATCATGCTAAAGATCCAGGAGAGATGTTAAAAGGACTTACTCTAGATGTAAATCCCTATATACCTAGCTCAATGGCTGAAATTTTAAAGGAAATATCGGATTATGCTTCAATCTCACCTAAAACTGCCACCGAGTCCGCAGTTCCCAGATCCCCATTTGCGCCCAAGAATGGTTTCTGTGATAATGAATTAGTTCATGCATCTAAGGAATCTGCCGGCATGGTTGCAGATAAAACAGCTTTTCTATTGCCTTCGGTCGAACACAACAGCTAA
- the LOC140959705 gene encoding uncharacterized protein isoform X1, with translation MEMDLPDKTDFEAIDISLVDLSSQNDFQFSDHDSHNLPGDASAEERPGTYCAIEQFPILHETMEPKITPRKGKYNLRKSLAWDSAFFTSAGVLDPEELSTMLKGPEKRENQLLTRIEEDISGSNESISSFETDILTVDSLENELFGDIRASIQRSNKKTSNSTNSSMKIETMETDSTAFSSLQRDNLASETKNPEPISKKNSGLQTIRLSKSQPKQNMSKLGSAKAVKQDGGHSQVAQSTAKNGESNSLPKPPKAVSRSILDSTEAIKQDTLGRNRAKSECGSSKLVSEKVAQPPKPSILNGYQRPLPKPALISKSSSLRSSITSRVQSTRSHTSSNSYHRMSSNAPAKSSLAAVRRNPVKSSSSFSASSSPIPKVPSRGTLRNKPSPSTLSAYVKSTKISSGVSPASSISEWSSVSSSCSVINQRSSNSRTSLETDCSISLRSDTILLDPRNHSANQLAEGQENHELCLPVNSSTKSSARVSALQAPVRPSGLRMPSPKIGYFDGVKSSVCTPKRTLQSPSSLHTVIPWSGSAVCSPNRGSNIKLKSYKTSTARTVSAGANIKPNSPKAVITSFHTCVLTDAKDSPTWSIKGKDYKTGESCSEAQKQAVDAGAGSVAVVNENLAGLNNETGFNANKNMEFGGVKIPLVEGIDPSGCIGWRVGEGVRVEQNHPEHKSHQTCNIGDKENHHAKDPGEMLKGLTLDVNPYIPSSMAEILKEISDYASISPKTATESAVPRSPFAPKNGFCDNELVHASKESAGMVADKTAFLLPSVEHNS, from the exons ATGGAGATGGATTTGCCTGATAAGACTGATTTCGAAGCCATAGACATCAGTCTCGTCGATCTTTCGTCTCAAAACGATTTTCAGTTTTCAG ACCACGACTCTCATAATTTgccaggagatgcaagtgctgAAGAAAGACCTGGCACTTATTGTGCCATCGAGCAATTTCCCATACTTCATGAAACAATGGAACCCAAAATAACCCCCAGGAAAGGGAAGTATAACTTGCGTAAAAGTCTAGCCTGGGACAGTGCCTTTTTTACTAGTGCAG GTGTTCTAGATCCAGAAGAATTATCCACCATGCTCAAAGGACCAGAAAAAAGAGAGAATCAATTATTGACTAGAATTGAAGAAGATATTTCAGGGTCAAATGAGTCCATATCCTCCTTTGAAACTGATATTTTGACTGTAGATAGTCTCGAAAATGAGTTGTTTGGTGACATTAGAGCTTCCATCCAGAGATCCAATAAAAAGACATCCAACTCAACGAACTCTAGCATGAAGATAGAAACTATGGAGACAGATAGCACTGCCTTTTCAT CTCTGCAAAGGGACAACCTTGCTTCTGAAACTAAG AATCCAGAACcaatttcaaagaaaaacaGTGGTCTGCAAACTATTAGGCTGTCAAAAAGTCAGCCAAAACAGAATATGTCGAAGTTAGGGTCTGCGAAAGCTGTCAAGCAGGATGGTGGTCATTCACAGGTGGCACAG TCTACAGCTAAAAATGGTGAATCAAATTCATTACCTAAACCACCCAAGGCTGTCAGCAGGTCAATTCTGGATTCAACAGAAGCAATAAAGCAGGATACATTGGGGAGAAATCGTGCCAAATCCGAATGTGGAAGCTCAAAACTTG TTTCAGAGAAGGTGGCTCAGCCACCAAAACCTTCCATCTTAAATGGTTATCAAAGGCCTTTGCCAAAGCCTGCATTGATATCCAAATCTTCTTCATTGCGTTCTTCGATTACCAGCAGGGTGCAATCTACAAGGTCCCACACTTCAAGTAATAGTTACCATAGGATGTCCTCCAATGCCCCTGCAAAATCTTCACTAGCGGCAGTGAGAAGAAATCCAGTCAAGAGCAGCAGCTCCTTTTCAGCTTCATCCAGTCCTATCCCCAAAGTTCCATCTAGAGGGACATTGAGAAACAAACCATCGCCATCTACTCTTTCGGCTTATGTGAAGTCAACTAAGATTTCCTCTGGTGTCTCACCAGCTAGTTCAATCAGTGAATGGTCTTCAGTATCATCCTCTTGTTCCGTAATTAACCAAAGATCTAGTAACTCAAGGACCAGTCTAGAGACGGATTGTAGTATATCGTTAAGAAGTGACACTATTCTTCTAGATCCAAGGAATCATTCTGCTAATCAACTAGCAGAAGGACAAGAAAATCATGAACTTTGTCTGCCTGTTAACAGTTCAACAAAATCCTCAGCGCGTGTGAGTGCCCTTCAGGCTCCTGTGAGACCATCAGGATTACGAATGCCATCCCCTAAAATTGGGTACTTCGACGGG GTGAAATCATCAGTTTGTACCCCTAAGAGAACATTGCAATCTCCATCTAGCTTGCATACTGTGATTCCCTGGAGCGGATCTGCTGTCTGCAGTCCAAATCGAGGCTCAAACATCAAGCTGAAAAGTTACAAGACTTCAACAGCTAGAACAGTTAGTGCTGGGGCAAATATTAAGCCTAATTCTCCAAAAGCCGTGATTACATCCTTCCATACTTGTGTTCTGACGGATGCAAAAGATTCTCCCACCTGGTCTATTAAAGGTAAAGATTATAAAACGGGAGAAAGTTGCTCAGAAGCACAGAAACAAGCGGTTGATGCTGGTGCAGGTTCAGTTGCAGTTGTCAATGAGAATTTAGCTGGCTTGAATAATGAAACTGGCTTCAATGCGaataaaaatatggaatttgGGGGTGTCAAAATCCCTCTAGTTGAAGGTATCGATCCTTCAGGTTGTATTGGTTGGAGAGTGGGTGAAGGTGTAAGGGTCGAGCAGAATCACCCCGAGCATAAATCACATCAAACTtgcaatattggtgacaaggaAAATCATCATGCTAAAGATCCAGGAGAGATGTTAAAAGGACTTACTCTAGATGTAAATCCCTATATACCTAGCTCAATGGCTGAAATTTTAAAGGAAATATCGGATTATGCTTCAATCTCACCTAAAACTGCCACCGAGTCCGCAGTTCCCAGATCCCCATTTGCGCCCAAGAATGGTTTCTGTGATAATGAATTAGTTCATGCATCTAAGGAATCTGCCGGCATGGTTGCAGATAAAACAGCTTTTCTATTGCCTTCGGTCGAACACAACAGCTAA
- the LOC140959954 gene encoding protein OSB2, chloroplastic-like: MNLLTRAKASAYLYIPSPSPRKSLFFTNHIASIQQSNLYSTKTADSTQKTQQSSKPKTQKSSEPASSFSQRVKKQVEELTLWARPRDIPYQAKVANLVNIIGRVKIPVKFESSSDGKHWAATVISQDKNSLLIPVVFEGDLAHVVARHVKENDFVFVSGQLSVDPMRLVLSESLGKFHIVAENLNFVEGLKMTISNHARKNKEVSTSDVEIDKPFSPEAKKLEVYISSESGDDGGDSDASLNSGWRDSLEHSKMKSLGWKNEPGSGNSAQDFVKPPVFDDSETATPVQYLQGGKKGEMVFKANSKLDTGKEMSGETASKHKDGDSWRDLVINPLQWWDYRGHKSNGLVKEKFPDFKHKATGESLWINGAPEWVLAGLGKLEFDVKPIYAKKQPAGPRSDERKREEKGDDSWKNLVENPDKWWDNRSNKKNPKAPDFKHKETGEVLWVNRTPDWALSRLPPLRDGQISRSF, translated from the coding sequence ATGAATCTCTTAACTAGAGCAAAAGCATCGGCTTATCTTTATATTCCTTCTCCTTCACCAAGAAAGTCTCTCTTTTTCACCAACCACATTGCTTCCATTCAACAATCCAATCTCTATTCCACCAAAACTGCTGATAGCACCCAGAAAACACAGCAATCTAGCAAGCCTAAAACGCAGAAATCTTCTGAACCAGCGTCGAGTTTTTCTCAGAGAGTCAAGAAACAAGTGGAGGAACTAACTCTCTGGGCTCGGCCGAGAGATATTCCATACCAAGCAAAGGTTGCGAATTTGGTTAATATAATTGGTCGTGTCAAGATTCCTGTGAAGTTCGAGTCCTCTTCTGATGGGAAACACTGGGCTGCTACGGTCATTTCGCAAGATAAGAACTCTTTGTTGATTCCTGTTGTGTTTGAGGGTGATTTGGCTCATGTTGTGGCTCGTCATGTGAAGGAGaatgattttgtttttgtttctggACAGCTGAGTGTGGATCCAATGCGATTGGTGTTGAGCGAGAGTCTTGGGAAGTTTCATATTGTGGCAGAAAATCTCAACTTTGTGGAGGGATTGAAAATGACTATATCGAATCATGCGAGGAAGAACAAAGAAGTCTCAACTTCTGATGTAGAAATTGATAAGCCTTTTAGTCCCGAGGCTAAAAAGTTAGAGGTATACATTTCTTCTGAAAGTGGCGATGATGGGGGTGATAGTGACGCGTCTCTAAATTCGGGGTGGAGGGACTCGTTGGAACACTCGAAGATGAAGAGTTTGGGGTGGAAAAATGAACCGGGTTCTGGGAATTCTGCTCAGGATTTTGTTAAACCACCAGTTTTTGATGATTCCGAGACAGCAACACCCGTTCAATATTTGCAAGGTGGAAAGAAAGGCGAAATGGTCTTCAAAGCTAATTCTAAACTGGATACAGGAAAGGAGATGAGTGGAGAGACTGCTAGCAAACATAAAGATGGGGATTCTTGGAGGGATCTTGTTATAAATCCCTTGCAGTGGTGGGATTATCGTGGGCACAAATCTAATGGATTGGTTAAAGAAAAATTCCCAGATTTTAAACATAAGGCAACTGGTGAGAGTCTTTGGATCAATGGGGCTCCAGAATGGGTGTTGGCTGGACTTGGAAAATTGGAGTTTGATGTGAAACCAATCTATGCTAAGAAACAACCAGCAGGTCCAAGGTCTGATGAAAGAAAAAGGGAGGAAAAGGGGGATGATTCTTGGAAGAACTTGGTGGAGAATCCAGATAAATGGTGGGATAACCGATCAAACAAGAAGAATCCAAAAGCTCCTGACTTCAAGCACAAAGAGACGGGAGAAGTGTTGTGGGTAAACAGGACACCAGATTGGGCATTGTCAAGGTTACCACCATTACGAGATGGCCAAATTTCTCGAAGCTTCTGA